The DNA window GTATGCAAAGGTCTGAAAATGAATTACTGATCACTGAGCTGTAACCGAGTGCTAACGTGAAGCGCAGACAGACTAGGCCCTGCTGGGCGTTTGCATTCCTTAAATCATCCCCCATTGGCCTGCTGGATTTGAGGGAGACACACATGATCAGGCATATTTAAGAAGGAATAACAAACAAATAGCTGTATAAATGATTAAAGGTCACATTGGTTGTTGAAAGAGATTGGGATGGTATCATGGCACAGGAATCAGCCAAATCATTAAATCTGGTATGTATAAACTGtggattttcatttttcataaaaGGTGCAATTTCCATCTCGGTTCTGTCTATTACCAGGAGGCTCTGTGAATGTTAAACAGGGTCATGGTGACATACGCAGAATTTAAAACGACAGGAGCAGAATCGTCGCCCAAAATCATATGATCCTGCTTTGCTTACTTGCGAAGAAGTTGGTGATTTGATTAGCAACTAATAAGAAGAGCAGAATGGAGCAGCTGACTCATTTTGGGTGtgtaaattaagaaaaaaagagagagggCTCAGAATGTATGACATTTTTGAACAACTGTGCAATGATTTTGTATTGATTATGTTTAAACAAATCTCCAGcacaaccccatcaaacacaaGCATACAATAAGCATTTTACTACTATATTCTTATGCATTTCCTGCATATAAATCTAACATATATAAATACCTTTTGCACATATAACTCATTAATACCACATTTAATCTTTACTAATTTCATTACTTTCTCTTGCAGCCTTGTCCAGTAAAGGCAGTTGGAGGGTGGATAGATAGATGTATGACTGGAttaataatcattttaaaagtacatctaaaataatgacttgataTTAATGAGAGGCAGAATCAAGCAGATAAGGGTTCTGTAACCCCACGTTATGTATTTGCTActcattaaagaaaaaaaaaatcatatttatttaaatgaataacataatattttaatagTTAAATTGAAATTTTAAcagaaaaaatgcaaataataattGTAAAATTTAAAAGCATATACAGAACACTAACCCTAAATAACCGCGAAATCAatggtattttaaatattgctaCAGAGACATCCTAAAATCTTACAGTTGTCTTTAAAGGCAATGGCCACCATCTAAATGTGTGAAATCCAGACAGCGTTTATGCAAAATGAGCCCTTAACTATCTCGCCAGGGTGTTTGTGTAACCAGCGTGTAGGGGCTGTGTCTTCAGCACCACACTCCGGCCAAAGCCAGATTAAAGCACCTTTCTGAGATTTCACTGGCAATAAACCACCGCCATCccaaaataattacagcagaaggtttttttttttttttttatcataatcACAGTATAAAAACTGCGCTGGAGGTCATATATACCGGTGGCCGGTGACTGTGATAAAACGTTACCTACCGGACGAATGTCCTCGGTTGGTGGCGTCGTGATCACTGTCTCCCTGCTCACTATCGCCGTGTCCACTGTCCTTTGAGCTTACAATATCTGCTTCCTGGAAAGCagagctgcaaaggggggagaGGACACTTTTCCTCACAAAACATTATTCCGCCATCAGATGGTCGCTGAAGGTGTTGCACTTGGCACGGATTGCACTGGCATGGTAAGTGTGGGTATCCTGGTAAAGTGCAGCTTCTTCTTACGCCCTAATCAATGCGCGATCGCTGGCCAGGGTCCGCTTCTGAAACCCCTTACCTGTTTACACGCCGAGGTCTGTCAACAAGGTAACTGAGTTCAGCCCTCTGTTTAGTCTAGAACAAACACAATCGGTAAGGCTTATCACAAAACTCAGAATGCAACGTCATTGAGATGGTTTCAAAAACGACGCGACACAGAAACTCACATGCAAACTGAATTGTTATGCATAAAGTATAAATAGTGAATTTTAGCATCAGTCTCTCGGTCTCAGACTTGGTTGAGGGGTAAAATCACCGGGTCCTGGGATAATTCAGTCAAAGGCTTCAGTTATAGACGAATCTTTGTTCTAATGTTACTCTGCCGGGCCGTGCCAGGCATGCTTAATTCACATCTTCACTGGACATACAATTTAATCGAAGCCTTTTGCACTTTGTTTTCCTTCCTTagcgtttttttcccccacagacacacacatgacATTTAAATGACCACCAGTAAAGGAAAGATAAAATGTCTAATTTATATTATACCattcttacacacacacattaaatgGAGAATTTtaagagaaaaataaatacattaaagaCAAAGAGTGTACTGCTATTTTATGTGTATAAACAGATGTCAAAAGAGTAATTAGAATTTAATGCAGCGTTGCAATGTCTTTAGTGCATACAAGCAGGGAGCGATATATTTCAGTATTCTTACCTCGTTGGATAAAATGCTGCCGTTAGATATGATGTCGGGCTGCTGGTCTGTGTAACCTGACACTACGGCTCCACAGGGATTGTGTTCAGTGTCTGCGCTCCTAGCGGGACTACGGggctttaagaacataagatcAGTTTTGGCAGATTCCGGTGTAAGACATACCTGGTAGCAATAGTTCTGGTTTTGATGGTGGGAGTTGAAGCTCCCCGATTCTTCGACCGGGACCTGCGCGGTGCTGGTGACATTAGTGCTCTGCACCAGCATTATATCTGACTTGCTAAGCTTTTTCTTTCTGCCCCTCGCCTGCCTGCTACAGCAGGTCCTGCAGCACAGGCAGCAGTCGCTGTTCAGACACGTGTGGAGGCTCATCTTCTTGTCCTTCTGACACCTGATGGCCAGCACGATCATGGCCAGCAGGAAGATAAAAGACACTGATCCCAGCGCGATTATAAGGATCAGGGTCAAATCAAGGGAATTTTCCTTCGCTTTGGAGGAACCTCGTTCCCCGCTGTGACCCTCCACTATACTGTCGACTAAGGTTACAATAACGCTGGCAGTGGATGAGAGGGGCGGCTGCCCGTGGTCCCTCACTTCGATCAACAAGTTGTAAGGGTGGTTCGGGTCCCTTTTACCGGATACCCTCCTGGCGGTCCTTAGTTCTCCGGTTCTCCAGTCCATGCGGAACATCCCCAGCTCGTTCCCCTTCAGGATGCTGTAGGACAGGCGCGCGTTCTCGCCGTCGTCCGCATCCATGGCCACGATGCGGGTCACCAGGAAGCCCGGCTCTGCAGACCGGGGCAGATGCTCTCTCGCTGTGCCGTTTTTGCCCACCGGGGCAATAACGGACGGGGCGTTATCATTCTGGTCCACTATTATAACGTTGACGGTGGCGTTGGACGTCAGCTCCGGAGTGCCGGAGTCCTGTGCCTGGACCATGAAGCTGAAGTCCTTTAACTGCTCGTAATCAAAGGACCTCAGAGCATAAAGGTAGCCGTTCTCCGAATTTATGGACACGTAGGTGAAGACGGACATACCCTGGATGTCGCACTCCAATATGGAGTAagatatatatgcattttgtcCGATATCGGGGTCTACCGCGCTTACAGCGTAGATGTAAGCCCCCGGTACGTTGTTCTCAGTGACATACACGTCGTAAATGGTCTGCAGGAACCTGGGGGCGTTATCGTTCTCATCCGACACCTGCACTTTAATGGACTTGCTTGTGGCCAGAGACGGGGCGCCCTTATCCTTGGCCACGATAGTGATGGTGTAGGAGTCGGCGTTCTCCCGGTCCAGGGCTCCGTCCGTGACTATGGTGTAATagtttttgaaggaagatttgAGCTTGAACGGGACCTCGCCGAGGATCTCGCAGTGAACCTGGCCGTTCTCCGCCGAGTCCCGGTCGGTGACGCTGAGCAGCGCGATCACGGTGCCCGGGGCCGCCTGCTCGCTCACCGACTCGGTCACGGTGCTGAAGCTGATCTCCGGGGCGTTATCGTTCACGTCTATCAGCTTGACCAGCACTTTGCAATGGGAGGGCACGGCGTTGGGTCCCAGGTCTTTCCCTTGCACGTAGATCTGATGCGTATTGCTCTCCTCGTAATCGACCTCCCCGATCACCTCGATTCTTCCAGTCCGGGGGTCTATATTAAAGAGTTCCCTCACCCTGGCTGAATTACGACTGCTGAAAGAATACACCACCTCCCCGTTGGTCCCTTCATCCAGGTCCGTGGCATTTAACTGGATGACCAGCGTGCCCACCGGTGCATTTTCGGGCATGCTGACCGAATACACGGACTGGTCAAAGGCCGGCACGTTATCGTTGGAGTCGAGGACTTTGACCAGCAGCAGCGCGGTCCCGGTCCTCTGGGGCAGACCACCGTCCACCGCCGTCAGCACGTACCtgtgcaccgcctgctgctccCGATCCAGCGGCTTCTCCAGGACGAGCTCAGCGAATTTGTTGCCGTCCCCTTGTGTCTGCACGTCTAGGTAAAAATAATTGTTGGTGGTCAGGTCGTAGGAGCGGAGGGAGTTGGTGCCCACGTCCGGATCGAAGGCGCTCTCCACTGGAAAGCGCGTCCCCGGGGTGGCACTTTCCGTGATTTCAACCGTAATGTCTGTTTCGGGAAAGCTGGGCGGATTGTCATTGATATCCATCACCTCGATCTCCACACGGAAAAGCTCCAGCGGGTTTTCCAGAAACACCTCCAAGTGTAGCAGGCAGGTGGCACTTTGCTTGCAGATCTGCTCCCGGTCGATCTTCTCGTTTACAAAGAGCGCCCCGTTTTCCAAATTCACCTCCAGGTACGGAGTCCGGGAGCTGGGCACGATCTGGAATTTGCGGGATGAAAGTTTTGTTATGTCCAAGCCCAAATCCTCCGCGATATTCCCCACAAACGTCCCATGATCTTGCTCCTCGGGAACAGAATAGTGAAGCTGGGAAGCCACTCCATCCACGATAAAGAAAAATATCAATAACAcaatcatttccaaaaaaaaaaaaaaaaacaaaacaaaaaaacacagaagtgCACTTGTAGTTTCTTCCTTCTAACTTGATTAGGAATTTCCCATCACCTCAGTCTGTATAAAACCCCAAAAGAGCACGATTTCCCGAATCAAAGGCGCTCCATCTTTTGGTCTTGTCAGCCGAAAACCATCCCGTTTTCTGGATATCGATACCAGCCATTGGGATCGTCATCAGTTATTTTGGTATACTGAGTTCTGGGAGCTTTGGTATCAAAGCGATTGTAATACAGAAGGGACCACACTTAtcccttaaaaaaaatcaaaataaaaccaGATGCACGCAAAGAAAGCGATTCAGGCAAGTGCATTTAGTATATGTCCGCAAgtcacgcaaggtgatggagcaGACACATTGTAACATGGAATGATGCAGGCAGAGTGGATCAGCGGTACTTTCTCCCCGTGCAGACCCCGTCCCAGCCGCAGACGCCTCGATCTCCCCGGCAGACTCCCCAACGCCGAGTCCCAcactttacttttctttttttttttaatccggCGCCCCTCCTACCAGCCAATAAGAACCACGGACACCCACAGAGGTGGCATGCGATTGGTGGATTAAAACGCCAACTCGGGACCAGTCACGGGTCTTAAAAAGAACCAGGTTCGCTTCCCTTTTTCTGCGGAGTAAAATTAATTGATTTATACGTCTGATGAAACAGTTAGTAGGAAAACTTCAGCAGGGCAGAGAAAAGCGAAAGATGAGCCAACGGCAGGATAAAGTAATGCGCATTAATTAAGCAAATCAAATTATACGCCATATATTGTGtgacatatataatatatgagATAGTCAAAGAGTGGCTCAGTGAAAATCTGCCTATTGAGAAATGGGCAGATGCCACCTGTGTAAGTTTTTAAATTGCTAACATTATTTCATCATGTCTGTTTATTGGCGATGAGTAAATTCCCCCAACGTACCGACTGCCTGCATTAGAGGAGCATCCCACGCGTAGCTGAGATTTGCACGGTCCAAAACATGTAAAGATGATTATGAAATAAAATGCGTCCCTGTTATTTGTAAGGCGTGGGCAGCGTAGTTGAAGAGGAAGTTCCGGGAGATTAAATAGGCATATTTTGGACAGCGGGATATAGTTATAGCCTCCTAACACAGTCGGAAAGCGCTACCCTAATACTACTGGTTGCATTATTCGCTTAGGAAAAATCAGACATACATTCATGGTGTTTTATTAAAGCTACCGAATTCAAATATGTAAAACTTCACCTTCTGCTCACAGAGGCAGATTTCTGAAATTATTTCCTGTGGAAAAAATCTATAGTCAGTAGTAACCTAAATATCTTTACAGAATATGACTATTTGAAAATAAACCTTTGCATTTAATTTCACTTCACGTTTGTTTTTCTGCAATACTTAGGAAATAACCGTTATCATAATATACTGTAGTGTTGCAGCATCCTTTTGCAATCCTATGGTGCAGATGCCCTCTAGCGGCCACTATAAGCACGACTCGCCGTTTAACTTGGATTTC is part of the Paramormyrops kingsleyae isolate MSU_618 chromosome 25, PKINGS_0.4, whole genome shotgun sequence genome and encodes:
- the LOC111844247 gene encoding protocadherin-10-like isoform X3; protein product: MIVLLIFFFIVDGVASQLHYSVPEEQDHGTFVGNIAEDLGLDITKLSSRKFQIVPSSRTPYLEVNLENGALFVNEKIDREQICKQSATCLLHLEVFLENPLELFRVEIEVMDINDNPPSFPETDITVEITESATPGTRFPVESAFDPDVGTNSLRSYDLTTNNYFYLDVQTQGDGNKFAELVLEKPLDREQQAVHRYVLTAVDGGLPQRTGTALLLVKVLDSNDNVPAFDQSVYSVSMPENAPVGTLVIQLNATDLDEGTNGEVVYSFSSRNSARVRELFNIDPRTGRIEVIGEVDYEESNTHQIYVQGKDLGPNAVPSHCKVLVKLIDVNDNAPEISFSTVTESVSEQAAPGTVIALLSVTDRDSAENGQVHCEILGEVPFKLKSSFKNYYTIVTDGALDRENADSYTITIVAKDKGAPSLATSKSIKVQVSDENDNAPRFLQTIYDVYVTENNVPGAYIYAVSAVDPDIGQNAYISYSILECDIQGMSVFTYVSINSENGYLYALRSFDYEQLKDFSFMVQAQDSGTPELTSNATVNVIIVDQNDNAPSVIAPVGKNGTAREHLPRSAEPGFLVTRIVAMDADDGENARLSYSILKGNELGMFRMDWRTGELRTARRVSGKRDPNHPYNLLIEVRDHGQPPLSSTASVIVTLVDSIVEGHSGERGSSKAKENSLDLTLILIIALGSVSFIFLLAMIVLAIRCQKDKKMSLHTCLNSDCCLCCRTCCSRQARGRKKKLSKSDIMLVQSTNVTSTAQVPVEESGSFNSHHQNQNYCYQTKQRAELSYLVDRPRRVNSSAFQEADIVSSKDSGHGDSEQGDSDHDATNRGHSSGADLFSNCTEECKALGHSDRCWMPSFVSPDGRQGADYRSNLHVPGMDSVPDTEVFDTQEQTGDRSFSTFGKEKSHHGTLERKEFDALLSNTRAPFKPPYLTRKRIC
- the LOC111844247 gene encoding protocadherin-10-like isoform X2, with protein sequence MIVLLIFFFIVDGVASQLHYSVPEEQDHGTFVGNIAEDLGLDITKLSSRKFQIVPSSRTPYLEVNLENGALFVNEKIDREQICKQSATCLLHLEVFLENPLELFRVEIEVMDINDNPPSFPETDITVEITESATPGTRFPVESAFDPDVGTNSLRSYDLTTNNYFYLDVQTQGDGNKFAELVLEKPLDREQQAVHRYVLTAVDGGLPQRTGTALLLVKVLDSNDNVPAFDQSVYSVSMPENAPVGTLVIQLNATDLDEGTNGEVVYSFSSRNSARVRELFNIDPRTGRIEVIGEVDYEESNTHQIYVQGKDLGPNAVPSHCKVLVKLIDVNDNAPEISFSTVTESVSEQAAPGTVIALLSVTDRDSAENGQVHCEILGEVPFKLKSSFKNYYTIVTDGALDRENADSYTITIVAKDKGAPSLATSKSIKVQVSDENDNAPRFLQTIYDVYVTENNVPGAYIYAVSAVDPDIGQNAYISYSILECDIQGMSVFTYVSINSENGYLYALRSFDYEQLKDFSFMVQAQDSGTPELTSNATVNVIIVDQNDNAPSVIAPVGKNGTAREHLPRSAEPGFLVTRIVAMDADDGENARLSYSILKGNELGMFRMDWRTGELRTARRVSGKRDPNHPYNLLIEVRDHGQPPLSSTASVIVTLVDSIVEGHSGERGSSKAKENSLDLTLILIIALGSVSFIFLLAMIVLAIRCQKDKKMSLHTCLNSDCCLCCRTCCSRQARGRKKKLSKSDIMLVQSTNVTSTAQVPVEESGSFNSHHQNQNYCYQVCLTPESAKTDLMFLKPRSPARSADTEHNPCGAVVSGYTDQQPDIISNGSILSNETKQRAELSYLVDRPRRVNSSAFQEADIVSSKDSGHGDSEQGDSDHDATNRGHSSGADLFSNCTEECKALGHSDRCWMPSFVSPDGRQGADYRSNLHVPGMDSVPDTERGKGFASSFCVDIPKTA
- the LOC111844247 gene encoding protocadherin-10-like isoform X1 is translated as MIVLLIFFFIVDGVASQLHYSVPEEQDHGTFVGNIAEDLGLDITKLSSRKFQIVPSSRTPYLEVNLENGALFVNEKIDREQICKQSATCLLHLEVFLENPLELFRVEIEVMDINDNPPSFPETDITVEITESATPGTRFPVESAFDPDVGTNSLRSYDLTTNNYFYLDVQTQGDGNKFAELVLEKPLDREQQAVHRYVLTAVDGGLPQRTGTALLLVKVLDSNDNVPAFDQSVYSVSMPENAPVGTLVIQLNATDLDEGTNGEVVYSFSSRNSARVRELFNIDPRTGRIEVIGEVDYEESNTHQIYVQGKDLGPNAVPSHCKVLVKLIDVNDNAPEISFSTVTESVSEQAAPGTVIALLSVTDRDSAENGQVHCEILGEVPFKLKSSFKNYYTIVTDGALDRENADSYTITIVAKDKGAPSLATSKSIKVQVSDENDNAPRFLQTIYDVYVTENNVPGAYIYAVSAVDPDIGQNAYISYSILECDIQGMSVFTYVSINSENGYLYALRSFDYEQLKDFSFMVQAQDSGTPELTSNATVNVIIVDQNDNAPSVIAPVGKNGTAREHLPRSAEPGFLVTRIVAMDADDGENARLSYSILKGNELGMFRMDWRTGELRTARRVSGKRDPNHPYNLLIEVRDHGQPPLSSTASVIVTLVDSIVEGHSGERGSSKAKENSLDLTLILIIALGSVSFIFLLAMIVLAIRCQKDKKMSLHTCLNSDCCLCCRTCCSRQARGRKKKLSKSDIMLVQSTNVTSTAQVPVEESGSFNSHHQNQNYCYQVCLTPESAKTDLMFLKPRSPARSADTEHNPCGAVVSGYTDQQPDIISNGSILSNETKQRAELSYLVDRPRRVNSSAFQEADIVSSKDSGHGDSEQGDSDHDATNRGHSSGADLFSNCTEECKALGHSDRCWMPSFVSPDGRQGADYRSNLHVPGMDSVPDTEVFDTQEQTGDRSFSTFGKEKSHHGTLERKEFDALLSNTRAPFKPPYLTRKRIC